One genomic region from Motacilla alba alba isolate MOTALB_02 chromosome 5, Motacilla_alba_V1.0_pri, whole genome shotgun sequence encodes:
- the EXOC3L4 gene encoding exocyst complex component 3-like protein 4, which yields MELDTRSVTSEPASPLNSQGEEKMEVTSELSSSDSQSRDSGFFERGIKTMLSIRKSKRSLRKERGKEDNGTWNAKRILQTLRSHEENKPTICNSMEKVGEICEPIEAKPLSVMEINELIQKRQLLEAFASIKLMEDETISERDSERYSDNPQELVRKSKDVDLLYNSITNAIKSIVDGTLEDPTLQHTMLTSLVTLIALEEAAHPRTDNAARPGSDLLGRPRKWREKWREAINESARKRVLKAPMASREEATSWLDLHLRFLQEHLREDLLKIKSSVKKCYPEEYQVCDTYVEAFHNAIASHLQELSQGPLDFHELYTLLDWVANTYHSELFLGHPELKPEVKTENLSLLLTPADWDKLKNDYIASAKGKIKSYFGNILRLEVTEKWEKEVHLEEKENLYHASLSFDIQTIIGQHVKLSGAISGSLETKMLELCMAELLEFLPRFEQEFMAWSTAQDSPIFVPHLVAYINSFHDLVSGLETAFKVNTEELQEILAALTRNFTNIFLTKLRTKTQPLLKKILTKKWILAMERPDSLASAVSQFSEHLQHMREPLGQEFLHEVHKYVVKEYVTQIIKPRWKMNRETRQQVSRKMSQEAAIIHNALIDQGSKADWLLPVIYHIANIIGEKKKDKIKAYVKELCQDYPDIRKEHVLAILALRGLGHTRRAAIFRQVCHAQESSNGGNSGTLFTEIDVPVICSCF from the exons atggAGTTAGACACAAGGAGCGTCACCTCAGAACCAGCCTCTCCACTGAACAGTCAAGGGGAGGAAAAGATGGAGGTCACTTCTGAACTGAGCAGCTCAGattcacagagcagggacagtgggTTCTTTGAAAGAGGTATTAAAACAATGTTAAGCATCCGGAAATCAAAACGAAGTctgaggaaagagagagggaaggaagataATGGCACTTGGAATGCAAAAAGAATTCTGCAAACACTCAGGAGCCACGAGGAGAACAAACCCACGATCTGTAATAGCATGGAGAAGGTTGGTGAAATATGTGAGCCCATTGAAGCAAAACCTCTTTCAG TAATGGAAATCAATGAACTTATTCAGAAAAGACAACTTTTGGAAGCATTTGCAAGTATCAAGCTAATGGAAGATGAGACTATCTCTGAACGGGATTCTGAGCGATACAGCGATAACCCCCAGGAGCTTGTACGGAAATCCAAGGATGTGGATTTGCTTTATAACTCCATCACAAATGCAATCAAGTCCATAGTGGATGGAACACTGGAGGATCCCACTTTACAGCACACCATGCTGACCTCCTTGGTGACTTTAATTGCCCTTGAAGAAGCAGCTCATCCCAGGACAGACAATGCTGCTCGTCCTGGCTCAGATTTGCTGGGCAGGCCCAGAAAGTGGAGGGAGAAATGGAGGGAAGCTATCAACGAGAGTGCAAGGAAAAGAGTCCTGAAGGCACCCATGGCATCAAGGGAAGAAGCAACTTCTTGGCTTGATCTCCACTTACGTTTCCTCCAGGAACACCTGAGGGAAGATTTACTGAAAATCAAGTCATCAGTAAAAAAATGCTATCCAGAAGAGTACCAGGTGTGTGACACATATGTGGAAGCTTTTCACAATGCCATTGCCTCACATTTGCAAGAACTCTCCCAGGGACCACTGGACTTCCACGAGCTCTACACCTTGCTTGACTGGGTGGCCAACACCTACCACAG TGAACTCTTTCTGGGTCATCCTGAGCTCAAACCAGAGGTTAAGACAGAAAACCTGTCCTTGCTGTTAACACCAGCTGATTGGGATAAACTGAAAAACGACTACATTGCTTCTGCAAAG GGGAAAATCAAAAGTTATTTTGGAAACATCCTGAGACTAGAGGTCACGGAGAAGTGGGAGAAGGAAGTTCATttagaagagaaggaaaacctCTACCACGCCTCACTCTCTTTTGATATTCAAACG ATCATCGGGCAGCACGTGAAGTTATCTGGAGCTATCAGCGGAAGCctggaaacaaaaatgcttGAGTTGTGCATGGCAGAGCTGCTTGAATTCTTACCAAG GTTTGAGCAGGAGTTCATGGCGTGGAGCActgcccaggacagccccaTCTTTGTGCCCCACCTTGTTGCCTACATCAACAGCTTCCATGACCTGGT GTCAGGGTTAGAAACAGCGTTTAAAGTCAATACTGAAGAACTGCAGGAGATTTTGGCAGCTCTGACGAGGaacttcacaaatatttttttaacaaaattaagaacaaaaacaCAG CCGCTACTTAAGAAAATCCTGACCAAGAAGTGGATTTTGGCGATGGAAAGGCCGGACTCTCTGGCATCAGCAGTCTCGCAGTTCTCTGAGCACCTGCAGCACATGAGGGAGCCCCTGGGGCAG GAGTTTCTACATGAAGTTCACAAATACGTGGTGAAGGAATACGTCACACAGATCATCAAACCCAGATGGAAAATGAACAGGGAGACACGTCAGCAAGTGAGCAGAAAGATGAGCCAGGAAGCTGCAATCATTCACAATGCACTCATTGATCAG GGCTCCAAAGCCGACTGGCTCCTCCCCGTCATATATCACATTGCCAATATCATcggggagaagaaaaaagacaagatCAAGGCATATGTcaaggagctgtgccaggactATCCAGATATCAG GAAGGAGCACGTCCTGGCCATCCTGGCACTCCGGGGGCTGGGGCACACCAGGAGAGCGGCGATTTTTCGGCAAGTGTGCCATGCACAGGAGAGCTCCAACGGAGGGAACAGCGGCACACTCTTCACTGAAATTGATGTTCCAGTGATCTGCAGCTGCTTCTAA